One window of Klebsiella quasivariicola genomic DNA carries:
- a CDS encoding efflux RND transporter periplasmic adaptor subunit: MASLTLKNTALILGSMLIGGALTAALYARLTPTHAAAPAAEQQRKVLFWYDPMYPNTRFDKPGKSPFMDMDLVPKYADEESAAAGAPGVRIDPTQTQNLGVKTAAVSRGPLRYAQTFPANISYNEYQYVIMQARAAGFINKVYPLTVGDKVKQGTPLLELTIPDWVEAQSEYLLLQETGGTATQVEGILERLRLAGMPDDDIRRLKTTRKIQTRFTLKAPIDGVITAFDLRAGMNIAKDNVVAKIQGMDPVWVSVAVPESIAWLIKDASQFAIQVPAWPGKTFSINKWTILPSVDSATRTLQLRLQVNNPDEALKPGMNAYLKLTSESAPMLLIPSKALIDSGSEQRVITVDNEGRFVPKLVQVFHESAGVTAIRSGLQEGEKVVASGLFLIDSEANISGALERMRAQTPDTAATAAHAH; this comes from the coding sequence ATGGCATCCCTGACACTGAAAAATACGGCGCTGATCCTCGGCAGCATGCTGATTGGCGGCGCGCTTACCGCGGCGCTGTACGCCCGACTGACGCCGACCCACGCTGCCGCTCCAGCGGCCGAGCAGCAGCGTAAAGTGCTGTTCTGGTACGACCCGATGTACCCGAATACTCGCTTTGATAAACCGGGTAAATCGCCGTTTATGGATATGGATCTGGTGCCGAAATACGCTGATGAGGAGAGTGCCGCCGCCGGTGCGCCGGGGGTGCGTATCGACCCGACGCAGACCCAGAATCTCGGCGTAAAAACCGCCGCGGTCAGCCGCGGGCCGCTGCGCTACGCCCAGACCTTCCCGGCCAACATCAGCTATAACGAGTATCAGTACGTGATTATGCAGGCGCGGGCGGCGGGCTTTATCAATAAAGTCTATCCGCTGACCGTCGGCGACAAAGTCAAGCAAGGCACGCCGTTACTCGAGCTGACCATCCCGGACTGGGTGGAAGCGCAGAGCGAATATCTGTTGTTGCAGGAGACCGGGGGCACCGCCACGCAGGTCGAGGGGATCCTCGAGCGTTTGCGCCTCGCCGGAATGCCGGATGACGATATCCGCCGCCTGAAAACCACACGTAAAATCCAGACCCGCTTTACCCTCAAAGCACCGATCGACGGCGTGATTACCGCCTTCGATCTGCGTGCCGGAATGAACATCGCCAAAGATAATGTGGTGGCGAAAATTCAGGGCATGGACCCGGTGTGGGTCAGCGTGGCGGTTCCGGAATCCATCGCCTGGCTGATTAAAGACGCCTCGCAGTTCGCCATTCAGGTTCCCGCCTGGCCGGGCAAAACCTTCAGCATCAACAAATGGACGATTCTCCCCAGCGTCGATAGCGCCACCCGCACCCTGCAGCTGCGCCTGCAGGTCAACAACCCGGATGAAGCGCTGAAGCCGGGAATGAACGCCTATCTGAAACTGACCAGCGAAAGCGCGCCGATGCTGCTGATCCCATCAAAAGCGCTGATCGACAGCGGCAGCGAGCAGCGAGTGATTACCGTGGATAACGAAGGTCGCTTCGTGCCGAAGCTGGTACAGGTATTCCATGAATCCGCCGGCGTTACGGCCATTCGCAGCGGTTTGCAGGAGGGCGAAAAAGTCGTCGCCAGCGGCCTGTTCCTGATCGACTCGGAAGCCAATATCTCCGGCGCGCTGGAGCGCATGCGCGCGCAGACTCCCGATACAGCGGCCACTGCCGCCCACGCGCACTGA
- a CDS encoding CusA/CzcA family heavy metal efflux RND transporter encodes MIEWIIRRSVANRFLVMMGALFLSIWGTWTIVHTPVDALPDLSDVQVIVKTSYPGQAPQIVENQVTWPLTTTMLSVPGAKTVRGFSQFGDSYVYVIFEDGTDPYWARSRVLEYLNQVQGKLPAGVSAEMGPDATGVGWVFEYALVDRSGKHDLAELRSLQDWFLKYELKTIPNVSEVASVGGVVKEYQIVVDPMRLTQYGISLGEVKSALDASNQEAGGSSVELAEAEYMVRASGYLQTLDDFKNIVLKTGDNGVPVYLGDVARVQIGPEMRRGIAELNGEGEVAGGVVILRSGKNAREVISAVKAKLASLQSSLPEGVEVVTTYDRSQLIDRAIDNLSHKLLEEFIVVALVCALFLWHVRSALVAIISLPLGLCFAFIMMHFQGLNANIMSLGGIAIAVGAMVDAAIVMIENAHKRLEEWEHQHPGEKLSNEIRWKIITEASVEVGPALFISLLIITLSFIPIFTLEGQEGKLFGPLAFTKTWSMAGAALLAIVVIPILMGFWIRGKIPAENSNPLNRFLIRIYHPLLLKVLHWPKTTLLIALLSILTVIWPLNRVGGEFLPQINEGDLLYMPSTLPGISAAQAADMLQKTDKLIMTVPEVARVFGKTGKAETATDSAPLEMVETTIQLKPQDQWRPGMTMEKIVEELDKTVRLPGLANLWVPPIRNRIDMLSTGIKSPIGIKVSGTNLADIDVIAEQIEVVARTVPGVTSALAERLVGGRYLNIDIHREKAARYGMTVGDVQLFVSSAIGGAMVGETVEGVERYPINIRYPQSYRDSPETLRQLPILTPLKQQIVLGDVAEVKVVTGPSMLKTENARPTSWIYIDARDRDMVSVVRDLQQAIGKEVKLKPGISISYSGQFELLERANQKLKLMVPMTLMIIFVLLYLAFRRVGEALLIITSVPFALVGGIWFLYWMGFHLSVATGTGFIALAGVAAEFGVVMLMYLRHAIEAEPSLENPQTFSADKLDEALYQGAVLRVRPKAMTVAVIIAGLLPILWGTGAGSEVMSRIAAPMIGGMITAPLLSLFIIPAAYKLMWLYRHRGKRSQ; translated from the coding sequence ATGATTGAATGGATTATCCGCCGCTCGGTGGCCAACCGCTTCCTGGTGATGATGGGCGCGCTGTTTCTCAGCATCTGGGGGACCTGGACTATCGTCCACACCCCGGTGGATGCCCTGCCGGATCTCTCTGATGTACAGGTGATCGTCAAAACCAGCTACCCGGGACAGGCGCCGCAGATCGTCGAAAACCAGGTCACCTGGCCGCTGACCACCACCATGCTGTCGGTGCCTGGTGCCAAAACGGTTCGCGGCTTCTCGCAGTTTGGCGACTCCTACGTATACGTGATTTTTGAAGACGGCACCGATCCTTACTGGGCGCGCTCGCGGGTGCTGGAGTATCTCAATCAAGTGCAGGGCAAACTGCCCGCCGGGGTGAGCGCCGAAATGGGCCCGGACGCCACCGGCGTCGGCTGGGTCTTCGAGTACGCGCTGGTCGACCGCAGCGGTAAACACGACCTTGCCGAACTGCGTTCGCTACAAGACTGGTTCTTAAAATATGAGCTGAAAACCATTCCTAACGTCTCGGAAGTGGCGTCGGTAGGCGGCGTGGTCAAGGAGTATCAGATTGTCGTCGACCCAATGAGGCTGACCCAGTACGGCATCAGCCTCGGCGAGGTGAAATCGGCGCTGGACGCCTCTAACCAAGAGGCGGGCGGCTCTTCGGTCGAACTGGCGGAAGCGGAATATATGGTGCGCGCCAGCGGCTACCTGCAGACGCTCGACGACTTCAAAAATATCGTGCTGAAAACCGGTGACAACGGCGTGCCGGTCTATCTCGGCGACGTTGCGCGGGTGCAGATAGGCCCGGAGATGCGCCGCGGTATCGCCGAGCTTAACGGCGAAGGCGAAGTGGCCGGCGGCGTGGTGATCCTGCGCTCCGGCAAGAACGCCCGCGAGGTGATCTCGGCGGTCAAAGCGAAGCTGGCATCGCTGCAAAGCAGCCTGCCGGAAGGGGTTGAAGTGGTCACCACCTACGACCGCAGCCAGCTTATCGACCGCGCCATCGACAACCTCAGCCACAAGCTGCTGGAAGAGTTTATCGTTGTCGCGCTGGTCTGTGCCCTGTTCCTGTGGCACGTGCGCTCGGCGCTGGTGGCGATTATTTCGCTGCCGCTCGGCCTGTGCTTCGCCTTTATCATGATGCATTTCCAGGGGCTTAACGCCAACATCATGTCGCTGGGCGGGATCGCCATTGCGGTGGGGGCGATGGTCGATGCCGCCATCGTGATGATTGAGAACGCCCATAAGCGGCTGGAGGAGTGGGAACATCAGCACCCGGGAGAGAAACTTAGCAACGAGATCCGCTGGAAAATCATTACCGAGGCGTCGGTGGAGGTCGGCCCCGCGCTGTTTATCAGCCTGCTGATCATTACTCTGTCGTTTATCCCGATTTTCACCCTCGAAGGCCAGGAGGGCAAACTGTTCGGCCCGCTGGCCTTCACCAAAACGTGGTCGATGGCCGGGGCGGCGCTGCTGGCGATCGTGGTGATCCCGATCCTGATGGGCTTCTGGATCCGCGGCAAGATCCCAGCGGAGAACAGCAACCCGCTGAACCGCTTTTTGATCCGCATTTATCACCCGCTGCTGCTGAAGGTGCTGCACTGGCCGAAGACCACCCTGCTGATTGCGCTCCTGTCGATCCTGACAGTTATCTGGCCGCTCAACCGGGTCGGCGGCGAGTTTCTGCCGCAGATTAACGAAGGCGATCTGCTGTATATGCCGTCCACGCTGCCGGGGATCTCCGCTGCGCAGGCGGCAGATATGCTGCAGAAAACCGATAAGCTAATTATGACGGTGCCGGAAGTGGCCCGGGTGTTCGGCAAAACCGGCAAGGCCGAAACCGCCACCGACTCGGCGCCGCTGGAGATGGTAGAGACCACGATTCAGCTCAAGCCACAGGATCAGTGGCGGCCGGGGATGACCATGGAGAAGATCGTCGAGGAGCTGGATAAAACCGTGCGCCTGCCGGGGCTGGCGAACCTGTGGGTGCCGCCGATCCGCAACCGCATCGACATGCTCTCCACCGGCATCAAGAGCCCGATTGGCATTAAAGTTTCCGGCACCAATCTGGCCGATATCGACGTCATCGCCGAACAAATTGAAGTGGTGGCGCGTACCGTGCCGGGAGTCACTTCGGCATTAGCCGAGCGGCTGGTCGGCGGGCGCTACCTCAACATTGATATTCATCGTGAGAAGGCGGCCCGTTACGGCATGACCGTCGGCGACGTGCAGTTGTTTGTTTCGTCCGCCATCGGCGGCGCGATGGTCGGCGAAACGGTAGAAGGAGTCGAGCGCTATCCGATCAACATCCGCTACCCGCAGAGCTATCGCGACAGCCCGGAGACCCTGCGCCAGCTGCCGATCCTCACCCCGCTGAAGCAGCAGATCGTCCTCGGCGACGTGGCTGAGGTAAAGGTGGTCACCGGACCATCGATGCTGAAGACCGAGAACGCCCGCCCGACCAGTTGGATCTACATCGACGCCCGCGACCGCGATATGGTGTCGGTGGTGCGCGATCTGCAGCAGGCCATCGGCAAAGAGGTGAAGCTGAAGCCGGGCATCAGCATCTCCTACTCCGGGCAGTTTGAGCTGCTGGAACGCGCCAATCAGAAGCTGAAGCTGATGGTGCCGATGACGCTAATGATTATCTTCGTGCTGCTATATCTGGCGTTCCGCCGCGTCGGCGAGGCGCTGTTGATTATCACCAGCGTGCCGTTCGCCCTTGTCGGCGGGATCTGGTTCCTCTACTGGATGGGATTCCATCTGTCGGTAGCCACCGGTACCGGCTTTATCGCCCTCGCCGGGGTGGCGGCGGAGTTTGGCGTGGTGATGCTGATGTACCTGCGCCACGCCATCGAGGCGGAGCCATCGCTGGAGAACCCGCAGACCTTCAGCGCCGATAAGCTCGACGAGGCGCTGTACCAGGGCGCGGTGCTGCGCGTGCGGCCAAAGGCGATGACCGTGGCGGTGATTATCGCCGGCCTGCTGCCGATCTTATGGGGTACCGGCGCCGGGTCGGAAGTGATGAGCCGTATCGCCGCGCCGATGATTGGCGGGATGATCACCGCCCCGCTGCTGTCGCTATTTATCATTCCGGCGGCATATAAGCTGATGTGGCTGTATCGGCATCGGGGCAAGCGTAGCCAATAG
- a CDS encoding DUF1294 domain-containing protein, translating to MNLNLVCYSLLLLTAVGSALLPYPLAMWFLLSSLLTWLIYGADKLAARKAWRRVPETTLLVLGLAGGWPGAILGQQCFRHKTQKQPFRRWFFVSVALNVAALAGLYVVYTHLLSR from the coding sequence ATGAATCTGAACCTGGTATGTTATTCCCTGCTGCTGCTCACCGCCGTGGGCAGCGCCCTGCTGCCCTACCCGCTGGCGATGTGGTTTTTACTGAGCAGCCTTCTGACATGGCTTATCTATGGCGCCGACAAGCTGGCGGCGCGCAAAGCCTGGCGACGGGTGCCAGAGACCACGCTGCTGGTGCTGGGCCTGGCGGGAGGCTGGCCGGGGGCCATCCTCGGCCAACAGTGCTTTCGTCATAAAACGCAAAAGCAGCCCTTCCGGCGGTGGTTTTTCGTCAGCGTGGCGCTGAACGTGGCGGCGCTGGCCGGGCTGTACGTGGTTTATACCCACCTGCTGAGCCGCTAA
- a CDS encoding lipocalin family protein: MKLWPVVTGVAIALTLVACKSPTPPKGVQPISGFDASRYLGKWYEVARLENRFERGLEQVTATYGTRSDGGISVVNRGYDPVKKRWNESDGKAYFTGAPTTAALKVSFFGPFYGGYNVIRLDDDYQYALVSGPNRDYLWILSRTPTIPAAVKQDYLNTARELGFDVDRLVWIRQTPR; the protein is encoded by the coding sequence ATGAAGCTATGGCCTGTTGTCACTGGCGTTGCTATCGCGTTAACCCTGGTGGCCTGCAAATCGCCCACCCCGCCGAAGGGCGTTCAGCCGATTAGCGGGTTTGATGCCAGCCGTTACCTCGGAAAATGGTATGAGGTCGCCCGCCTGGAGAATCGCTTCGAGCGAGGCCTGGAGCAGGTGACCGCCACCTACGGCACCCGCAGCGACGGGGGGATCAGCGTCGTCAATCGCGGTTATGACCCGGTCAAAAAACGCTGGAATGAGAGCGACGGAAAAGCCTACTTCACCGGCGCCCCTACCACCGCGGCGCTGAAGGTGTCGTTCTTCGGGCCATTCTACGGCGGCTATAACGTGATCCGCCTGGACGATGACTACCAGTACGCGCTGGTCAGCGGCCCCAACCGCGACTATCTGTGGATCCTGTCGCGCACCCCCACCATCCCGGCGGCGGTGAAGCAGGATTACCTGAATACCGCGCGCGAGCTGGGCTTTGACGTCGATCGCCTGGTGTGGATCCGCCAGACGCCGCGCTAG
- a CDS encoding MerR family transcriptional regulator, with protein sequence MPYSIGEFARLCGINATTLRAWQRRYGLLKPLRTDGGHRLYSDDDVQQALKILDWVKKGVPVSQVKPLLSRPGARRTNNWLTLQETMLQRLKEGKIESLRQLIYDAGREYPRQELVTEVLRPLRSQVSANVPAIMTLREILDGIIIAYTSFCLEGDKKAPGDNFLITGWHLTDACEIWLEALKRTGQGHRIDVLPVPPAALAPEIFPQRNWLLVTSGKLSAARQRQVELWQQQVVSLEVIPL encoded by the coding sequence ATGCCTTACTCCATCGGCGAATTTGCCCGACTATGCGGGATAAATGCGACCACGCTTCGCGCCTGGCAGCGCCGCTATGGCCTGCTCAAGCCGCTGCGCACCGATGGTGGTCACCGTCTGTACAGCGATGACGACGTCCAGCAGGCGCTGAAGATCCTCGACTGGGTGAAAAAAGGGGTGCCGGTCAGCCAGGTGAAACCCCTGCTGTCGCGCCCCGGCGCGCGGCGCACCAACAACTGGCTGACGTTGCAGGAGACCATGCTGCAGCGGCTGAAAGAGGGAAAAATCGAGTCCCTGCGCCAGCTTATCTACGACGCCGGGCGCGAATATCCGCGCCAGGAGCTGGTGACCGAGGTGCTGCGTCCGCTGCGCAGCCAGGTCTCCGCCAACGTGCCGGCCATCATGACGCTGCGCGAAATCCTCGACGGCATCATCATCGCCTATACCTCGTTTTGCCTTGAAGGCGACAAGAAGGCGCCCGGGGACAACTTTCTGATCACCGGCTGGCACCTGACCGATGCCTGCGAAATCTGGCTTGAGGCGCTCAAACGCACCGGCCAGGGTCATCGCATCGACGTTCTGCCGGTGCCTCCCGCCGCCCTGGCGCCGGAGATTTTCCCCCAGCGCAACTGGCTGCTGGTCACCAGCGGCAAACTCTCCGCCGCCCGCCAGAGGCAGGTGGAACTCTGGCAGCAGCAGGTCGTCTCCCTCGAGGTAATTCCGCTCTAA
- a CDS encoding nuclear transport factor 2 family protein, with amino-acid sequence MSTSPSVIRRFVEYYAGLDAQPPAALAALYHPDATLSDPFGQHQGLFAIQRYFTHLLANVEQCRFTIDTPLCDGQRFAVTWTMHWSHPRIAGGETLALPGCSVVDIAGEQVLHQRDYYDAGEMIYEHLPLLGWAVRGVKRRVRS; translated from the coding sequence ATGAGCACCTCGCCGTCCGTGATTCGTCGTTTCGTTGAGTACTACGCCGGGCTGGATGCGCAGCCGCCCGCGGCGCTGGCCGCGCTGTACCATCCGGACGCGACGCTGAGCGATCCTTTTGGTCAGCATCAGGGGCTGTTCGCCATTCAGCGCTACTTTACCCATCTGCTGGCCAACGTGGAGCAGTGCCGGTTCACCATCGACACGCCGCTCTGCGACGGCCAACGATTCGCCGTGACCTGGACTATGCACTGGTCGCATCCGCGCATTGCCGGCGGAGAAACGCTGGCCCTGCCGGGCTGCTCGGTGGTGGACATCGCCGGGGAGCAGGTTCTCCATCAGCGCGACTACTACGACGCCGGGGAGATGATCTACGAGCATCTTCCCCTGCTGGGCTGGGCGGTGCGCGGTGTGAAACGGAGGGTGCGCTCATGA
- a CDS encoding SDR family NAD(P)-dependent oxidoreductase gives MMTVLITGASSGIGAGLAKSFAADGHRVIACGRDASRLSALQQFSPNISGRLFDMTDRDACRQALTGCFADLIILCAGTCEYLDHGQVDAALVERVMATNFLGPVNCLAALQTQLEAGDRVVLVSSMAHWLPFPRAEAYGASKAALTWFANSLRLDWEPKGVAVTVVSPGFVDTPLTRKNDFAMPGRVSVDRAVAAIRHGLAKGKNHIAFPTGFSLALQLLAGLPSGIQRLLLRRMVRS, from the coding sequence ATGATGACGGTGCTCATCACCGGCGCCAGCTCCGGGATCGGCGCCGGCCTGGCGAAATCCTTCGCAGCGGATGGCCATCGGGTTATCGCCTGCGGGCGCGATGCGTCGCGCCTGTCGGCGCTCCAGCAGTTCAGCCCCAACATCAGCGGGCGCCTGTTCGATATGACAGACAGGGACGCCTGTCGCCAGGCGCTGACGGGCTGTTTTGCCGATCTGATCATTCTCTGCGCCGGGACCTGCGAATACCTCGACCACGGGCAGGTGGATGCTGCCCTCGTGGAGCGGGTGATGGCCACCAACTTCCTCGGGCCGGTGAACTGCCTGGCGGCGCTGCAGACACAGCTGGAGGCAGGCGATCGGGTGGTGCTGGTCAGCTCCATGGCGCACTGGCTGCCCTTCCCGCGCGCAGAAGCCTATGGCGCCTCCAAGGCGGCGCTGACCTGGTTTGCCAACAGCCTGCGTCTGGACTGGGAGCCGAAAGGGGTGGCCGTCACGGTAGTCTCTCCGGGCTTCGTCGACACCCCGCTGACGCGCAAAAACGACTTCGCCATGCCCGGCCGGGTGAGCGTGGATCGGGCGGTGGCGGCGATCCGCCACGGCCTGGCGAAGGGCAAAAACCACATTGCCTTCCCCACCGGCTTCAGCCTGGCCCTGCAGCTGCTGGCCGGCCTGCCATCGGGTATCCAGCGCCTGCTGTTGCGCAGGATGGTGCGCTCATGA